The DNA window AATCCGGTGGTAGTTTCGTGTAGTTCTTATAGTATTCAAAGCTATTTTTGTTGAGTCTCAGTTACTGTCAACCCAAATAGAAAGCCGTTAGTTCTGTTTAATCTTTTCAGTGTAGCTGAAGTAACTTTAGTAAAAGAGTTTTATTCCGGAGGAATGTTTTCAGCCTAATCTCAAATATGAAGCAAGTGAACCCAGGAGCAGTTCGCCCACAATGTGAAGGCAAATGGACTATGTCCctagcagtttttttttttactctccaTCTTTTTGAGTTTTGCTTATTTGTTTCATGTGAAAAGCACACTAGCAGTGGTATAACTGGTCTTGTTGTCACCCACTGAGGTGCTGGCAATTATTAACATTGTTAGAGGACCAGTTAGATGTAGATGATGAAAGGATCCTGGTCAACCCGTGAGCAGGTCTTTCCCCTTTTCTTGCACCCCTTTATCTTCCTGGTCAGAGGCATTATTGCTCAAAACTGTTTTAATTGACATAGTCAGCCAGGGCTTATCTGTATCCAGATAAGTAAATGGAAGACAGACCAAACTTTTCTGCCGTGTGAAAGTAAAACCAAATTGAGTGACTTTTTTAGTGTCATCTCTTGCTAATTCTTGTTGGAACTCAAATCTGCCACATTTTGGGTCAGTTTGGGACTATTTTTTTATAAGATTATTCAAGCATCTGTATATTTTGCACTTtgaatgtgatttttcttttccacttgGTTCTTTCCCTGCAGCAAAGACATGGAAGATCCTGAGCTTCGTGGTCGCCCTTccaggtgtgggtgtgtgcatgctGAACATGTTCCTGAAGGAGCAGAGCCACAGTCACGAGCAGCCAGAGTTTGTCCCCTACTCTCACCTTCGCATTCGCAGCAAGGTCTGATCAATGCCATTGAAATCCAATGTGAGCCAGAAGTGGCGTTACTCATTAGCGTTTTGATTTCTGCAGCGTTTCCCGTGGGGAGATGGCAACAAATCCCTTTTCCACAACTCTCATGTGAATGCTCTTCCC is part of the Takifugu rubripes chromosome 21, fTakRub1.2, whole genome shotgun sequence genome and encodes:
- the cox6a1 gene encoding cytochrome c oxidase subunit 6A1, mitochondrial, yielding MAALGQLSRVLLRSALTQSRRQFSAVAAEHGEHSAKTWKILSFVVALPGVGVCMLNMFLKEQSHSHEQPEFVPYSHLRIRSKRFPWGDGNKSLFHNSHVNALPDGYEGHDE